One Streptomyces sp. R28 DNA window includes the following coding sequences:
- a CDS encoding TetR/AcrR family transcriptional regulator translates to MTRAKTGSAGATPPRRKRRTASFLTPDLILDTAMAVIERDGPQALTFRRLGTDLGADHTAVLRHFRGKDDLLLGLAARLVSDALHDFAPSDSWRETLASLARRIRAACLQHPGVAVLVAARTSRREPEFQGADVVIGALLEAGLQGREAASYYRVLADTALAVSAFEASFNVLDKGAQDGDRLAWRREYLTASPQRYPNLAQVAPYLADIDEEDQFETAIGLLLDAVELRAQRARGEGSERTEN, encoded by the coding sequence ATGACACGCGCGAAGACCGGCTCGGCGGGGGCTACTCCCCCGCGGCGGAAGCGGCGTACGGCATCCTTCCTCACCCCGGATCTGATCCTGGACACCGCAATGGCCGTGATCGAGAGGGACGGCCCGCAAGCGCTCACCTTCCGTCGGCTGGGCACTGATCTGGGCGCCGACCACACAGCCGTCCTGCGGCACTTCCGCGGCAAGGACGACCTGCTGCTCGGCCTGGCCGCCCGGCTGGTCAGCGATGCCCTGCACGACTTCGCACCGTCGGACAGCTGGCGCGAGACCCTCGCGTCGCTCGCCCGTCGGATCCGTGCCGCATGCCTGCAGCACCCGGGCGTGGCCGTCCTGGTCGCGGCCCGCACCTCGCGGCGCGAGCCGGAGTTCCAGGGCGCCGACGTGGTCATCGGCGCCCTGCTCGAGGCCGGCCTCCAGGGACGCGAAGCGGCCTCGTACTACCGGGTCCTGGCCGATACGGCGCTCGCCGTCAGCGCCTTCGAGGCCTCCTTCAACGTGCTGGACAAGGGCGCCCAGGACGGCGACCGGCTAGCCTGGCGCCGCGAGTACCTGACGGCCTCACCACAGCGGTACCCGAACCTGGCACAGGTCGCCCCCTACCTCGCCGACATCGACGAAGAAGACCAGTTCGAGACCGCGATCGGCCTGCTCCTCGACGCCGTGGAACTCCGCGCGCAGCGCGCCCGCGGAGAGGGAAGCGAACGCACGGAGAACTGA
- a CDS encoding serine hydrolase domain-containing protein: MRIEAGGWLLGAAAAGAGAVWLWRHQDEVMTRRPVNEWTFTHMNLLMPTEDVRRGGDVFPLPRRPRPLDVTYGFEGRERSLAELHARTNTTSFVVLHGGEIVHESYPGRFAGNDVRFQMFSMTKSVTSMLIGIALDEGAIKDVTEPVTAYCTWLAGSAFDGVTIEQLLDMSSGVGDLVEDHTVRDSLISRFAKALTGGGSLHEVVSSAERSTEAGTQFSYSTIDTQVLGWMLESATGRSLAQYATERLWSRIGAEHDAYYWLTRGRPHTAVGGGSLNATARDIARLGLLMSRGGELNGQRIVPEQWVTRSRGRGVAHLEVGALGPSGYPHYGYSNQWWTLGGERRPFTAVGIHGQYLYVDPDADVVIVKTSAWPAADDPSRDAESVTALRAVADHLHEDQR; the protein is encoded by the coding sequence ATGCGCATTGAAGCGGGCGGATGGCTGCTGGGAGCCGCCGCGGCGGGCGCCGGGGCGGTGTGGCTGTGGCGCCACCAGGACGAGGTCATGACCCGGCGCCCGGTCAATGAGTGGACGTTCACTCACATGAACCTGCTCATGCCCACCGAAGACGTCCGCCGCGGCGGGGATGTGTTCCCCCTGCCCCGGCGACCGCGCCCCCTGGACGTGACCTACGGCTTCGAGGGGCGGGAGCGCAGCCTTGCCGAACTGCACGCCCGAACGAACACCACCTCCTTCGTCGTGCTGCATGGTGGCGAGATCGTCCACGAGTCGTATCCGGGGCGCTTCGCCGGGAACGACGTACGGTTCCAGATGTTCTCGATGACCAAATCGGTGACGTCGATGCTGATCGGGATCGCCCTCGACGAGGGGGCGATCAAGGATGTGACCGAGCCGGTGACGGCGTACTGCACGTGGCTGGCGGGCTCCGCCTTCGACGGAGTGACCATCGAGCAGCTGCTCGACATGAGCAGCGGGGTGGGCGACCTGGTGGAGGACCACACCGTTCGGGACAGTCTGATCAGCCGGTTCGCCAAGGCGCTTACAGGGGGCGGCTCGCTGCACGAGGTCGTGTCCTCAGCCGAGCGTTCGACCGAGGCCGGCACACAGTTCAGCTACTCGACGATCGACACCCAGGTCCTGGGATGGATGCTGGAGTCCGCCACCGGCCGCTCCCTCGCGCAGTACGCCACGGAGCGCCTGTGGAGCCGCATCGGCGCTGAGCACGACGCGTACTACTGGCTCACCCGGGGGCGTCCGCATACCGCGGTCGGCGGCGGCTCACTCAATGCCACCGCCCGCGACATCGCCCGGCTGGGGCTGCTGATGTCCCGTGGCGGAGAGCTGAACGGGCAGCGCATCGTGCCCGAGCAATGGGTGACGCGCAGCCGGGGACGCGGGGTGGCGCACCTGGAGGTCGGCGCGCTGGGCCCCAGCGGCTACCCGCACTACGGGTACAGCAACCAGTGGTGGACACTCGGCGGCGAGCGGCGTCCGTTCACCGCGGTGGGGATCCACGGCCAGTACCTGTATGTGGACCCGGACGCCGACGTGGTGATCGTCAAGACCAGCGCGTGGCCGGCGGCGGACGACCCCTCGCGTGACGCGGAGTCCGTCACGGCACTGCGGGCGGTGGCCGACCATCTGCACGAGGACCAGCGTTGA
- a CDS encoding WD40 repeat domain-containing protein produces the protein MNHPATEQIMLRNVLGDAARRGDRETVELAARSVRYWAMRLRLADPGRIEQDLSLATDPDTTVFAQVIRQGRHLLRSPDDPWQSAAATLLLRLEDMPGLASIVEETEAALDRPWLRAIRPLPRAADAIPVQTFAIGGEPRAMAVAHDGNLIVSGDEDGSVSIWGAPQGDLRAVSPGHASFVLQVATSPDAARVVSLDFEEAQIWDPAAGSRVRIPLNDGPVLALTVHPHGSHFAVADGPSIRFLDYEGKPVPLRQPFVSTLLDRLLGSMARFKEGRPPALPPLSLGLVLVWALLVTVLVGIPHDTAALIALALFSLPQLALFARLRVNLRWPRNLAHVLVSSFHSLCFAPDGHVLATAEHGGRVRLWCASTGRLVKTFRQKIHETWSSLAFNPAGTRLAVVDGYSNLTIWDPSSGRVLLNERNDVAAARTSISWSPDGAWLAYGADHSVRVRHLAMVDGDLTVTTSSAIRLPSGTTSTALVRSGQLLLTAGDTGASIRLWDYRNLREQTGEGPDDRWVRSVAYHPEGTWLALASGAGGTLLVTPQGVEIARLPQDSAVVHGIATALDGSWTATGDWDGKIRLWDTEGRLLSVFGDQSQGPHRIYALTVSATGQLVAACSDGQVRVWNTNGRLETCFRANIKNDVREIDFSRPPTTSALLAFGDGLLATTGGDETIEIHTLASPGPPKVLHSLRADGTALVPADGSFTCLAQSPHGRSLAAGHWNGDVSFWELDSGTLAPRLATGTYAVQDLAYSPCGSLLLTIGGGNQLKIWDVASRTCLLCVRLEGSLSSCAWSPAGDQIACGSSSGVFQFGLRFPHPDQSDGPL, from the coding sequence GTGAACCATCCGGCCACTGAACAGATCATGCTGCGCAACGTGCTCGGTGACGCCGCCCGTCGCGGCGACCGGGAGACGGTTGAACTCGCTGCACGCTCCGTGCGGTACTGGGCGATGCGGCTCCGGCTGGCCGATCCGGGGCGGATAGAGCAAGATCTCTCCCTGGCCACCGACCCCGACACCACCGTCTTCGCCCAAGTGATTCGGCAGGGCCGCCACCTGCTCCGGTCCCCGGACGATCCCTGGCAATCGGCTGCCGCCACCCTTCTGCTGCGGCTGGAGGATATGCCGGGCCTTGCGTCCATCGTCGAAGAGACCGAGGCAGCCCTGGACCGGCCCTGGCTACGCGCTATCCGACCGCTGCCACGGGCGGCGGATGCCATACCAGTCCAGACGTTCGCGATCGGCGGTGAACCGCGCGCGATGGCCGTCGCTCACGACGGCAACCTGATCGTCTCCGGTGATGAAGACGGCAGCGTCTCCATTTGGGGCGCTCCGCAGGGCGACCTACGGGCAGTCTCGCCCGGGCACGCCTCGTTCGTCCTACAGGTCGCTACCAGCCCGGACGCCGCACGAGTTGTGTCCCTCGATTTCGAGGAAGCCCAGATCTGGGACCCAGCCGCCGGCTCGCGTGTGAGGATTCCACTCAACGACGGTCCGGTGCTGGCCCTCACCGTTCACCCGCACGGTTCCCACTTCGCAGTGGCCGACGGCCCGTCGATCCGGTTCCTCGACTACGAGGGCAAGCCGGTCCCACTGCGCCAGCCGTTCGTGAGCACTCTCCTCGACCGACTACTGGGATCGATGGCCCGGTTCAAAGAAGGCCGGCCGCCTGCGCTGCCGCCGCTCTCGCTGGGCCTGGTGCTCGTGTGGGCGCTGCTGGTCACAGTGCTCGTCGGGATACCGCACGACACTGCCGCACTCATCGCTCTGGCCCTGTTCTCCCTGCCGCAGCTGGCGCTCTTCGCGCGCCTCCGGGTGAATCTGCGCTGGCCCAGAAACCTCGCCCACGTACTGGTTTCTTCGTTCCACTCCCTCTGCTTCGCCCCGGACGGCCACGTTCTCGCAACGGCGGAACACGGTGGCAGAGTGCGGCTGTGGTGCGCCTCAACCGGACGGCTGGTCAAGACCTTCCGCCAGAAGATCCATGAAACATGGTCGTCTCTGGCGTTCAACCCTGCAGGAACCCGGCTGGCTGTCGTAGACGGCTACAGCAACCTCACCATCTGGGATCCAAGCAGCGGCAGAGTGCTCCTGAACGAGCGCAACGACGTGGCAGCTGCGCGTACATCGATTTCTTGGTCGCCCGACGGCGCATGGCTCGCCTACGGCGCCGACCACTCAGTGCGAGTGCGTCACCTGGCCATGGTCGACGGCGACCTGACCGTGACCACGTCCTCGGCGATCCGCCTGCCCAGCGGCACGACATCCACCGCCCTGGTCCGGTCAGGACAACTGCTGCTCACCGCAGGCGACACCGGCGCAAGCATCAGGCTCTGGGATTACCGCAACCTGCGCGAGCAGACGGGCGAAGGCCCCGACGACCGCTGGGTCCGCTCCGTGGCCTATCACCCCGAAGGCACGTGGCTGGCCTTGGCCAGCGGAGCTGGCGGCACCCTCCTGGTGACCCCCCAAGGAGTCGAAATCGCCCGGCTTCCCCAGGACTCCGCTGTAGTCCATGGCATCGCGACGGCCCTGGACGGCTCCTGGACAGCAACCGGGGATTGGGACGGCAAGATCCGGCTCTGGGACACCGAGGGTCGCCTGCTCTCCGTGTTCGGCGACCAATCCCAAGGCCCCCACCGTATCTACGCGTTGACCGTCTCGGCCACCGGACAACTCGTGGCAGCGTGCAGCGACGGGCAGGTTCGGGTCTGGAATACGAACGGACGCCTGGAGACATGCTTCAGGGCCAACATCAAGAACGATGTCCGGGAAATCGACTTCAGCCGCCCTCCGACGACCAGTGCGCTCCTTGCGTTCGGCGACGGCCTGCTCGCCACGACGGGCGGCGACGAGACCATCGAGATCCACACCCTGGCCTCCCCGGGACCGCCCAAGGTCCTGCACTCACTGCGCGCTGACGGAACGGCTCTCGTTCCAGCGGACGGATCCTTCACCTGCCTCGCTCAGTCACCGCACGGCCGTAGCCTGGCGGCCGGCCACTGGAACGGCGACGTCAGTTTCTGGGAACTCGACTCCGGCACGCTCGCTCCCCGCCTGGCCACAGGTACGTACGCCGTTCAGGACCTGGCCTACTCGCCCTGCGGTTCCCTTTTGCTGACCATCGGGGGCGGCAACCAGCTGAAGATATGGGACGTGGCTTCCCGCACGTGCTTGTTGTGCGTCAGGCTCGAAGGATCCCTCTCGAGTTGCGCGTGGTCGCCCGCTGGTGACCAGATCGCGTGTGGCAGCAGCAGCGGCGTCTTCCAGTTCGGACTGCGGTTCCCCCACCCTGATCAGAGCGACGGTCCGCTGTAA
- a CDS encoding IS5 family transposase, with the protein MTDAEWAEVRPLLPVPGWMRGRGGRPEGYCHRALPDAIRYLVDNGIKWRAMPADFPPWDRVYAFFRRWRDHALVREFHDRLRAQVRERLGRDAEPTAGVIDSQSVKADAVVGADSRGFDGGKLVNGRKRHVVVDTLGLLLGVMVTSADVGDHAAAQVLLRQVADAHHLLELVWADGGYTGSLVEYCLATFALVLAIVKRSDDMRGFVVLPKRWIVERLFAHLMRTRRLARDFERRTTSAEVMIYWSMTLLMTRRPARSPRGRA; encoded by the coding sequence ATGACGGACGCGGAGTGGGCCGAGGTCCGGCCGCTGTTGCCGGTGCCGGGGTGGATGCGCGGGCGGGGTGGCCGGCCGGAGGGATACTGCCACCGCGCGCTGCCGGACGCGATCCGGTATCTCGTGGACAACGGGATCAAGTGGCGTGCGATGCCGGCCGACTTCCCGCCGTGGGACCGGGTGTATGCCTTCTTCCGCCGCTGGCGCGACCACGCCCTGGTCAGGGAGTTCCATGACCGGCTGCGCGCCCAGGTCCGCGAGCGGCTGGGCCGGGACGCGGAGCCGACGGCCGGCGTGATCGACTCGCAGTCGGTCAAGGCGGACGCCGTCGTCGGCGCCGACAGCCGCGGCTTCGACGGCGGCAAGCTGGTCAACGGGCGCAAGCGGCACGTTGTGGTCGACACCCTCGGCCTGCTGCTCGGCGTGATGGTCACGAGCGCGGATGTCGGCGACCACGCCGCCGCCCAAGTCCTGCTGCGCCAAGTCGCCGACGCCCACCACCTGCTGGAACTGGTCTGGGCCGACGGCGGCTACACCGGCAGCCTAGTCGAATACTGCCTGGCCACGTTCGCGCTGGTGTTGGCGATCGTCAAGCGCAGCGATGACATGCGCGGCTTCGTGGTACTGCCCAAGCGGTGGATCGTCGAGCGTCTCTTCGCCCACCTGATGCGCACCCGCCGCCTGGCGCGCGACTTCGAACGCCGCACCACCAGCGCCGAGGTGATGATCTACTGGTCGATGACTCTGCTCATGACCCGCCGGCCGGCCCGCTCACCCCGCGGGCGGGCGTGA
- a CDS encoding SDR family NAD(P)-dependent oxidoreductase, with protein sequence MNGTELPTTRRLLGKLPFVDPGRPPLPARTAFLTGASSGIGKALAAELCARGYDVYLTARRIEVLEDLRAQLTAAFPQRSVTVAALDVTEHEAVARTIDDAARQFGGLGMVIANAGADEGGNIGEGRFEAHRAVVDVNLLGAMATIDAAVAHFRSKGGGQVVGFTSVAAAAGLPGGAPYCASKAGLTR encoded by the coding sequence ATGAACGGCACTGAACTGCCCACCACGCGCCGCCTGCTCGGGAAGCTGCCCTTCGTCGACCCGGGCCGGCCCCCGCTGCCCGCGAGAACCGCGTTCCTGACCGGTGCCAGCTCGGGCATCGGCAAGGCGCTGGCAGCCGAGCTGTGCGCCCGCGGCTACGACGTGTACCTCACCGCGCGCAGAATCGAGGTCCTGGAAGACCTGCGAGCACAGCTCACCGCCGCGTTCCCGCAGCGTTCGGTGACCGTGGCCGCCCTCGACGTGACCGAGCACGAGGCCGTGGCGCGGACGATCGACGACGCGGCCCGGCAATTCGGCGGACTCGGAATGGTCATCGCCAACGCGGGGGCCGACGAAGGGGGCAACATCGGGGAGGGCCGCTTCGAGGCGCACCGCGCGGTGGTCGACGTCAATCTGCTGGGTGCGATGGCGACCATCGACGCGGCCGTCGCACACTTCCGCAGCAAGGGCGGCGGTCAGGTGGTCGGCTTCACCTCCGTCGCCGCCGCGGCGGGCCTGCCGGGCGGGGCGCCGTACTGCGCCTCCAAGGCAGGGCTCACGAGG
- a CDS encoding D-2-hydroxyacid dehydrogenase, with amino-acid sequence MPDRLVVLYRGNRPPATARIESLADTVYATEEELPYLLPGADALLAWVTITPAIREAWPDNPEKAPRWVHAASAGVDSFLFPALVDDPGVVLTNARGVYDQPTAEYVLGLILALAKDFPGTWEHHRRREWRPRPSDGITGRTVLVWGTGPIGRAIARLLRAVGMRVCGAGRKARTDDPDFGTVHGATTLRSVLTEADYVVLAAPLTQGTRGMVDAPVLAAMKPGARLINVGRGGLVDEEALVDHLAAGRLAGAALDVFVQEPLPAESPLWDMPGVMISPHTAGETTSERDALVEVFLDNLTRHIEGRPLRNVVDKRRGYVVDETHPA; translated from the coding sequence ATGCCCGACCGACTCGTCGTCCTCTACCGCGGCAACCGGCCCCCCGCCACCGCACGCATCGAAAGCCTCGCGGACACCGTCTACGCCACCGAGGAGGAACTGCCCTACCTCCTCCCCGGCGCCGACGCCCTCCTGGCCTGGGTGACCATCACCCCGGCCATCCGTGAGGCCTGGCCCGACAACCCGGAGAAGGCACCCCGCTGGGTTCACGCGGCCTCCGCGGGCGTGGACTCCTTCCTCTTCCCCGCCCTGGTGGACGATCCGGGCGTAGTCCTGACCAACGCCCGGGGGGTCTACGACCAGCCGACCGCCGAGTACGTGCTCGGCCTGATCCTTGCCCTCGCCAAGGACTTCCCCGGCACCTGGGAGCACCACCGGCGCCGTGAGTGGCGTCCGCGCCCCAGTGACGGCATCACCGGACGCACCGTGCTGGTCTGGGGGACGGGGCCGATCGGCCGGGCCATCGCCCGGCTGCTGCGCGCCGTCGGGATGCGTGTGTGCGGCGCGGGCCGCAAGGCCCGCACGGACGACCCCGACTTCGGCACGGTCCACGGTGCGACGACCCTGCGCTCCGTGCTGACGGAAGCGGACTACGTCGTCCTGGCCGCACCCCTCACCCAGGGCACCCGGGGCATGGTCGACGCTCCCGTGCTCGCCGCCATGAAGCCGGGGGCGCGGCTGATCAACGTAGGCCGGGGCGGACTCGTCGACGAGGAGGCGCTGGTCGACCACCTCGCCGCCGGACGGCTCGCCGGTGCAGCCCTGGACGTGTTCGTCCAGGAACCGCTGCCTGCCGAATCACCCCTGTGGGACATGCCCGGCGTGATGATCTCCCCGCACACGGCGGGCGAGACCACCAGCGAGCGGGACGCGCTCGTCGAGGTGTTCCTCGACAACCTCACCCGGCACATCGAGGGCCGGCCGCTGCGCAACGTGGTGGACAAGCGGCGCGGATACGTGGTCGACGAGACGCACCCCGCCTGA